The Mytilus galloprovincialis chromosome 7, xbMytGall1.hap1.1, whole genome shotgun sequence genome has a window encoding:
- the LOC143084207 gene encoding uncharacterized protein LOC143084207 — translation MEQIQQIRDLVRGPKIPAFEEGKDEIDSYLRRFKRYATAQKWKPDIWATHLSALLKGKALDVYALMPVDKALDYPALKDALLKRYDMTEEVFKRRFRSCRPEPGETFIQFSVRLDSYFKRWIDMAHTENTYKSLYDLIIRDQFLHICSKDLSLFLKERIPDSLEKMVALADQYREARHTSASNHIDKGNQSNTSSVGNQSGPEAGDYSTKKEQRSIKPAERTSFVPVRDRKCFRCGKNGHIAQNCSS, via the exons ATGGAACAGATTCAACAGATTAGAGATTTGG TTCGTGGACCTAAAATTCCAGCTTTTGAAGAAGGTAAGGATGAGATAGATAGTTATCTTAGGAGATTTAAGCGTTATGCTACTGCTCAAAAGTGGAAACCTGATATTTGGGCCACTCATCTTAGTGCGTTATTGAAGGGCAAGGCTCTTGATGTATATGCACTTATGCCAGTTGATAAAGCTCTTGATTATCCAGCTTTGAAAGATGCTCTACTAAAAAGGTATGATATGACTGAAGAAGTATTTAAACGTAGATTTAGAAGTTGCAGACCAGAGCCAGGTGAGACTTTTATACAGTTTTCTGTTAGGTTAGATAGCTATTTTAAGCGTTGGATTGATATGGCACATACAGAAAATACTTATAAAAGTTTGTATGACTTGATTATACGGGATCAGTTTCTACATATATGTTCGAAGGACTTGTCTTTGTTTTTGAAAGAGAGAATACCAGATTCTTTAGAGAAAATGGTAGCTTTAGCTGATCAGTATCGTGAGGCAAGACATACTAGTGCTTCCAATCATATAGATAAAGGTAATCAGTCGAACACATCTTCAGTAGGAAACCAAAGTGGTCCGGAAGCAGGTGATTATAGTACAAAGAAAGAACAGAGAAGTATAAAACCAGCAGAACGTACTTCATTTGTACCTGTTAGGGATAGAAAGTGCTTTAGGTGTGGTAAGAATGGACATATTGCACAGAATTGTAGCAGTTAA